One window of Hujiaoplasma nucleasis genomic DNA carries:
- a CDS encoding energy-coupling factor transporter ATPase, with product MGIRFNEVTHQYSSFSKISASAIYKISLEIQDTGEFIALVGHTGSGKTTLAKHMNALIFPTEGEVEIFGKKITSKRNKKISYNSIRQKVGLVFQFPEYQLFEETVLKDVMFGPLNFHIEKEKAEKLAKDALRLVGLDESYYNRNPYNLSGGEKKRASIAGILAMDPQILVLDEPTSGLDPHGKKVLMELFLSIHKQTNKSIIVITHDMDLLYQYFKRTIVMNDGEKIFDGSPEDLFRDHALVEKYLDYPHSIKVMKHLNQVHGLDMDIYKKSVDEITDEIKKAVKS from the coding sequence ATGGGCATACGTTTCAATGAAGTAACACATCAATATAGTTCGTTTTCTAAAATTAGTGCTTCAGCCATCTATAAAATATCCTTGGAAATTCAAGATACCGGAGAATTCATTGCTTTGGTTGGACATACTGGATCAGGTAAAACAACTTTGGCCAAACATATGAATGCTTTAATATTTCCTACTGAAGGTGAAGTTGAAATCTTTGGTAAGAAGATTACCAGCAAGCGCAATAAAAAAATATCATACAACAGCATTAGACAAAAAGTTGGTCTAGTATTCCAGTTTCCTGAGTATCAGTTATTTGAGGAAACTGTATTAAAGGATGTCATGTTTGGTCCTCTTAATTTTCATATAGAAAAAGAAAAAGCTGAAAAACTAGCTAAAGATGCTTTACGTTTAGTTGGTTTAGATGAAAGTTACTATAATAGAAATCCCTATAATTTATCAGGTGGAGAGAAAAAAAGAGCTTCTATAGCTGGCATATTAGCAATGGATCCTCAAATACTTGTTTTGGATGAACCAACTTCTGGCTTAGACCCTCATGGGAAAAAAGTATTAATGGAACTTTTTTTAAGTATTCATAAACAAACCAATAAATCTATTATTGTTATTACTCATGATATGGATTTGCTTTATCAGTATTTTAAAAGAACCATTGTGATGAATGATGGTGAAAAAATCTTTGATGGTTCACCGGAAGATTTATTTAGAGACCATGCTTTGGTTGAAAAATATTTAGATTATCCACATTCTATTAAAGTAATGAAACATTTAAATCAAGTCCATGGACTTGATATGGATATTTATAAAAAGTCTGTAGATGAAATCACCGACGAAATT